From Quercus lobata isolate SW786 chromosome 1, ValleyOak3.0 Primary Assembly, whole genome shotgun sequence, one genomic window encodes:
- the LOC115977193 gene encoding probable polyamine transporter At3g13620 — MEATNSSQNIQPLLLQQQQQQQQQQQPSPPSPSSNTIKTPHKLALIPLVFLIYFEVAGGPYGEEAAVGAAGPLFAILGFLIFPFIWSIPEALVTAELATTFPGNGGFVIWAHQAFGPFWGSLMGSWKFFSGVINLASYPVLCIDYLKLVFPIFSTGLPRYLAIFVSTLVLSFLNYTGLTVVGYTAVTLGVVSLLPFVVMTLVAIPKIEPSRWISLGQEGVEKDWTLFFNTLFWNLNFWDNASTLAGEVEQPQKIFPKALFSAGLLTCLAYLIPLLAAIGAIPLDQEDWVDGYFADAAEIIAGKWLKVWIEIGAVLSVFGLYEAQLSSCAYQLLGMSNLGFLPQIFGVRSKWFNTPWVGILLSTLITLAVAYMSFVDIISSVNFLYSLGMLLEFASFLWLRRKLPTLKRPFVVPMGLPWLVVMCLIPSGFLLYVMSVATKTVYLVAALLTLAGIAWYFLMNFCKSKMWLGFNNAGEKLEDQDLE; from the coding sequence ATGGAAGCTACCAACTCCTCCCAAAATATTCAACCCCTCctactacaacaacaacaacaacaacagcagcagcaacaaccATCACCTCCAAGTCCAAGTTCAAACACCATCAAAACTCCACACAAACTAGCTCTAATCCCACTTGTTTTCCTCATCTACTTTGAGGTTGCCGGTGGCCCCTATGGTGAAGAAGCCGCGGTAGGGGCGGCAGGGCCGCTCTTTGCTATCCTTGGCTTCCTCATCTTTCCATTCATATGGAGCATCCCAGAGGCTCTTGTCACTGCAGAGCTCGCCACCACCTTCCCTGGCAATGGCGGCTTTGTCATCTGGGCCCACCAGGCCTTTGGGCCTTTTTGGGGATCCTTAATGGGCTCATGGAAGTTCTTTAGTGGGGTCATAAACTTGGCCTCATATCCAGTTCTATGCATTGACTATCTCAAGCTGGTATTTCCAATTTTCTCTACAGGCCTGCCTCGCTATCTTGCtatttttgtttcaactttGGTGCTGTCTTTTTTGAATTATACTGGTCTTACTGTAGTAGGCTACACTGCAGTTACTCTAGGAGTAGTTTCACTTTTGCCATTTGTAGTTATGACTTTGGTTGCAATTCCTAAGATTGAGCCTAGTAGGTGGATCAGTTTGGGTCAAGAGGGTGTGGAGAAAGACTGGACTTTGTTTTTCAATACCCTTTTTTGGAACCTGAATTTTTGGGACAATGCTAGTACTTTAGCTGGTGAAGTGGAACAACCCCAGAAAATATTCCCAAAAGCATTGTTTTCTGCAGGGCTGCTTACTTGTTTGGCTTACTTGATTCCTCTCCTGGCTGCAATTGGTGCTATACCTCTAGATCAAGAAGATTGGGTTGATGGGTATTTTGCTGATGCTGCAGAAATCATTGCTGGGAAATGGTTGAAAGTCTGGATTGAAATTGGTGCAGTTTTATCAGTTTTTGGACTATATGAAGCCCAATTGAGCAGTTGTGCATACCAACTTCTAGGAATGTCAAATTTAGGATTTTTACCACAAATTTTTGGGGTAAGATCCAAATGGTTTAATACACCTTGGGTGGGAATTTTGCTCTCAACATTGATTACACTTGCAGTTGCTTACATGAGTTTTGTAGACATAATATCTTCAGTGAATTTCTTGTATAGTTTAGGGATGCTATTGGAATTTGCATCTTTTCTTTGGTTGAGGAGGAAGTTGCCCACATTGAAAAGGCCCTTTGTAGTTCCCATGGGGTTACCTTGGCTGGTGGTTATGTGCTTGATTCCATCTGGTTTTTTGCTCTATGTAATGTCAGTGGCTACAAAAACTGTCTATTTGGTAGCTGCTCTGCTTACACTGGCTGGGATTGCTTGGTACTTCTTGATGAATTTTTGCAAGTCCAAAATGTGGCTTGGGTTCAACAATGCTGGAGAAAAGTTGGAAGATCAGGATTTGGAATAG
- the LOC115994521 gene encoding uncharacterized protein LOC115994521, with amino-acid sequence MEEEVNKQSKAAENERSKRIDAARTLKASEDDLAKAKDALKEAIRERDSASAGLDGAQKQAKEQTKCLLEVEYQLQIAKEQISDLKKRLITAENAKGVAEYARDEAMRAKQEAEFARNEAEVARDKAEDEGYNTGVAETQASLKAQIPGVCRLYCSQVWEEALKRAGVDASSDLWKVESIFYPPTIREAASASSEAVSDQHEAGVTQSEATQISVPPGKSLKGGELHDVIEAPESMDPEVTKEDAKPMVSAQIPDVEEPAILAQPLQAIPHAEVPKSTDTDPAQSSPKGTVFQGVEASPVLPSQDMADTELKK; translated from the coding sequence atggaggaggaAGTTAACAAGCAGAGTAAGGCCGCCGAGAATGAACGCTCCAAACGTATAGACGCCGCGCGAACTCTCAAAGCTTCAGAGGATGACCTCGCAAAGGCTAAGGATGCCTTAAAGGAGGCTATCCGAGAGAGGGATAGCGCCTCGGCAGGTTTAGATggcgcccaaaaacaggccaaggaACAGACAAAATGTCTACTCGAAGTCGAGTATCAGTTGCAAATAgccaaggagcagatcagtgATTTGAAAAAAAGACTGATCACGGCAGAGAATGCTAAAGGTGTGGCGGAGTATGCCCGAGATGAAGCCATGAGGGCCAAGCaggaggctgagtttgccagaAACGAGGCCGAAGTTGCTAGGGACAAGGCCGAGGATGAGGGTTACAATACGGGGgtagctgaaacccaagcctCCCTTAAAGCCCAAATTCCCGGGGTGTGCAGGCTATACTGCTcacaggtttgggaagaggccttaaagcgagctggggtggatgcttcgTCTGATTTATGGAAGGTGGAGAGCATATTTTACCCTCCAACCATCCGTGAGGCCGCCTCCGCCAGCTCCGAGGCTGTGAGCGATCAACACGAGGCAGGGGTTACTCAGTCAGAAGCTACACAAATCAGCGTCCCTCCTGGCAAGTCACTTAAAGGGGGAGAGCTTCATGATGTGATAGAAGCACCTGAAAGTATGGATCCTGAGGTGACCAAAGAGGATGCCAAGCCTATGGTTAGCGCTCAGATCCCTGATGTCGAAGAGCCAGCCATACTTGCCCAGCCCCTGCAGGCAATTCCCCACGCTGAGGTCCCCAAGAGTACCGACACCGATCCTGCTCAGTCTTCCCCAAAAGGGACTGTCTTCCAAGGCGTCGAAGCTAGTCCTGTTCTGCCTTCCCAGGATATGGCCGACACAGAATTGAAGAAGTAG
- the LOC115977201 gene encoding F-box/kelch-repeat protein At2g44130-like codes for MEGSEFTELVPSLPEELGLECLTRLPYTAHRVASRVCRRWRELLQSKDFYHHRRKSGHTHKVACLVQALPSATGRKRSESPSYGITVFDPVSETWERVDPVPKYPDGLPLFCQLASCEGKLVLMGGWDPASYNPVTDVFVYDFTTRRWRRGNDMPSKRSFFAIGAFSGRVYIAGGHDENKNALESAWVYDLRKDEWAELTRMSQERDECEGVVIGNEFWVVSGYGTESQGGFEGSADVYDFGSGNWTRMDMVWEPGRCPRSSVGDEVRKDGKLVSWAESDSAVRIRTCGVMLGTKLTLVTGSEYQGAPQGFYILDGQNGKLVRISVPDEFSGFVQSGCCVEI; via the coding sequence ATGGAAGGTTCTGAGTTCACTGAGTTGGTCCCTAGTTTGCCTGAAGAACTCGGTCTCGAGTGCTTGACTCGGCTACCATACACTGCTCACCGAGTCGCCTCCCGAGTCTGCAGAAGATGGCGTGAGCTGCTACAAAGCAAGGATTTTTATCACCACAGGAGGAAATCTGGGCACACCCACAAAGTGGCTTGCTTGGTTCAGGCTCTTCCGAGTGCCACTGGGCGAAAGCGGAGCGAGTCACCGAGTTACGGGATCACTGTGTTCGACCCGGTGAGTGAGACTTGGGAACGAGTCGACCCGGTTCCCAAGTACCCAGATGGGTTGCCTTTGTTTTGTCAGTTGGCAAGCTGTGAAGGCAAGCTGGTTTTGATGGGTGGGTGGGACCCAGCGAGTTACAACCCGGTCACTGATGTGTTCGTTTACGACTTCACGACTCGTCGTTGGAGACGCGGCAACGACATGCCGTCTAAGCGCTCGTTTTTCGCTATCGGAGCCTTTTCGGGTCGGGTTTACATAGCGGGCGGGCATGATGAGAACAAGAACGCGTTGGAATCGGCGTGGGTTTACGATCTGAGGAAGGACGAGTGGGCTGAGTTGACTCGGATGAGCCAGGAACGAGACGAGTGCGAAGGGGTGGTGATTGGGAACGAGTTCTGGGTGGTGAGTGGGTACGGCACCGAGTCACAAGGCGGGTTCGAGGGGAGTGCTGATGTGTACGATTTCGGGTCGGGCAATTGGACCCGAATGGACATGGTTTGGGAGCCGGGTCGGTGCCCGAGGTCAAGCGTTGGTGACGAGGTGAGGAAAGATGGGAAACTGGTGAGTTGGGCTGAGTCGGACTCGGCGGTCCGAATTAGAACGTGTGGGGTAATGTTGGGGACGAAATTGACCCTGGTGACAGGGTCTGAGTACCAAGGTGCACCACAAGGGTTTTATATATTGGATGGGCAAAATGGTAAATTGGTCAGGATTAGTGTACCTGATGAATTTTCTGGCTTTGTTCAATCCGGGTGCTGTGTGGAAATTTGA